A stretch of the Vicinamibacterales bacterium genome encodes the following:
- a CDS encoding thiamine pyrophosphate-binding protein — protein MNMTGAMFIARCLEQEGVTKVFGQCGHTNYALIDACHKLGIEYVSFRHEQQAAHAADAYFRVSHKLAVLNVHLSPGMTNAVTGVVTAAADSTPMLVITGNTPSYHHAREPHQGIRFHADASQGDIYRPFCKRVWRIDAARYLTDVMPRALNLAQTGRPGAVLLDVPMDVFSQPIAAEPITVARRPTHGKTAGDPAGIAAAADLLAKASRPMIFAGNGATLSEASPELRQVAELLSVPVATTLMAKGIFPEDHALSLGMTGIWGTRVANETARSADVILAVGTGFGEADCSSWNPQYTFSIPPTRLIQIDIEPQEIGKIYPVDVGIVGDAKLTLRELHDALRARPARPSASRASDLARGKADWQTELAKEQRNGGTPIHPARLLNEISRVASPETIFVTDVGWNKNGAGQQLVARQPQRFITSGGMATMGFAPAAAIGAKIAAPDKPVMCLVGDGGFLSVVGALTTAVELGIPVVWVLFNNFCFSTIRTVGTTYFNNAYGTEFTTPDGKPYNPDFVKLAEAFGIAAARVQEPDDLPAALRAAVAAGVPYLLDVWTRGDVPMPRTGHWDIAEFLVHGND, from the coding sequence ATGAATATGACCGGAGCGATGTTCATCGCCCGCTGCCTCGAGCAGGAGGGCGTGACGAAAGTATTCGGCCAGTGCGGCCACACCAACTATGCGCTCATCGACGCCTGCCACAAGCTCGGCATCGAGTATGTCTCGTTCCGCCACGAGCAGCAGGCGGCGCACGCCGCCGACGCCTACTTCCGCGTGTCGCACAAGCTCGCCGTCCTCAACGTCCACCTCTCGCCGGGCATGACCAACGCGGTGACCGGCGTGGTGACGGCCGCCGCCGACTCGACGCCGATGCTCGTCATCACCGGCAACACGCCGTCGTACCATCACGCGCGCGAGCCGCACCAGGGGATCCGCTTCCACGCCGACGCCTCCCAGGGGGACATCTATCGTCCGTTCTGCAAACGGGTCTGGCGCATCGACGCGGCGAGGTACCTGACGGACGTGATGCCGCGCGCGCTCAATCTCGCGCAGACGGGACGCCCGGGCGCGGTGCTGCTCGACGTGCCGATGGACGTGTTCTCGCAGCCGATCGCCGCCGAGCCGATCACCGTGGCGCGCCGTCCGACGCACGGCAAGACCGCGGGCGATCCGGCGGGCATCGCCGCCGCCGCCGATCTGCTCGCCAAGGCGTCGCGGCCGATGATCTTCGCCGGCAACGGCGCGACGCTGTCGGAGGCCTCCCCCGAGCTGCGCCAGGTCGCGGAGCTGCTGTCCGTCCCGGTCGCCACCACGCTGATGGCGAAGGGCATCTTTCCGGAGGATCACGCCCTGTCGCTCGGCATGACCGGCATCTGGGGGACGCGCGTGGCGAACGAGACGGCGCGATCCGCGGACGTGATCCTCGCCGTCGGCACCGGCTTCGGCGAAGCGGACTGCAGCTCGTGGAACCCGCAGTACACCTTCTCGATTCCGCCGACCCGCCTCATCCAGATCGACATCGAGCCGCAGGAAATCGGCAAGATCTATCCCGTCGACGTCGGCATCGTCGGCGACGCGAAACTGACGCTGCGCGAGCTGCACGACGCGCTGCGCGCGCGGCCGGCGCGGCCGTCGGCATCGCGCGCGTCGGACCTGGCGCGCGGCAAGGCCGACTGGCAGACGGAGCTCGCGAAGGAGCAGCGCAACGGCGGCACGCCCATTCATCCGGCGCGGCTGCTGAACGAGATCTCGAGGGTGGCGTCGCCGGAGACGATCTTCGTGACCGACGTCGGGTGGAACAAGAACGGCGCCGGCCAGCAGCTGGTCGCGCGTCAGCCGCAGCGCTTCATCACCAGCGGCGGCATGGCGACGATGGGGTTCGCGCCGGCGGCGGCGATCGGCGCCAAGATCGCCGCGCCCGACAAGCCGGTGATGTGCCTGGTCGGCGACGGCGGGTTCCTCTCGGTGGTGGGCGCGCTGACCACGGCGGTGGAGCTGGGGATTCCGGTGGTCTGGGTGCTGTTCAACAACTTCTGCTTCTCGACCATCCGCACCGTCGGCACGACGTATTTCAACAACGCCTACGGCACCGAGTTCACCACCCCCGACGGCAAGCCGTACAACCCGGACTTCGTGAAGCTGGCGGAGGCGTTCGGCATCGCCGCGGCGCGCGTACAGGAGCCGGACGATCTGCCCGCGGCGCTGCGCGCCGCGGTCGCCGCGGGCGTGCCCTACCTGCTCGACGTCTGGACCCGCGGCGACGTGCCGATGCCGCGCACCGGCCACTGGGACATCGCCGAGTTCCTCGTTCACGGCAACGACTAG
- a CDS encoding CoA transferase: protein MKALHGIRVLDLSRMVAGGIAGMLMADFGAEVVKIEQPGSGDPLRQWTADGAPLWWKVYARNKRFVTLNLKAPEGRALLLKMLPQFDVLMESFVPGTLERLGLDWDTLKAHRPGLILLRISGWGQTGPDSGRPGFGTLVEAATGFAEMNGEPDRGPIVPAFPLADSVSALYASNAVMFALYHRDVHHAGGQVIDVSLFESLFSLLGPLAAEYSATGRQRRRDGSRSRNAGPRGCYRTADGGWIAVSGSTPKMAERFLRSYGLDDLLDDPRFATNAARVEHARELDEAIAGAIAARSLAENVAVIAANQLTAIPVQTIADIEAHPHWRARGLTRDVPNGSGAVRMHAVVPRFSETPGEIQWAGGELGQDNHAIYGALGLTCDEQQHLRERGVI from the coding sequence ATGAAAGCGCTCCACGGCATCCGCGTTCTCGACTTGTCGCGCATGGTCGCCGGCGGCATCGCCGGCATGCTGATGGCCGACTTCGGCGCCGAGGTCGTCAAGATCGAGCAGCCGGGCAGCGGCGATCCGCTGCGGCAGTGGACCGCGGACGGCGCGCCGCTGTGGTGGAAGGTCTACGCCCGCAACAAGCGGTTCGTCACGCTCAACCTGAAGGCGCCGGAAGGACGCGCGCTGCTGCTGAAGATGCTGCCGCAGTTCGACGTGCTGATGGAGTCGTTCGTCCCCGGCACGCTCGAGCGTCTCGGTCTGGACTGGGACACGCTCAAGGCGCATCGTCCCGGCCTGATCCTCCTGCGCATCTCGGGCTGGGGGCAGACCGGCCCCGACAGCGGCCGTCCCGGATTCGGCACCCTGGTCGAGGCCGCCACCGGCTTCGCGGAAATGAACGGCGAGCCCGATCGCGGGCCGATCGTGCCCGCCTTCCCGCTCGCCGACAGCGTCTCGGCGCTGTACGCCAGCAACGCCGTGATGTTCGCGCTCTACCACCGCGACGTGCACCACGCCGGCGGGCAGGTGATCGACGTCTCGCTGTTCGAGTCGCTGTTCTCGCTGCTCGGGCCGCTCGCCGCCGAGTACTCCGCGACCGGGCGCCAGCGGCGCCGCGACGGCAGCCGCTCGCGCAACGCCGGGCCGCGCGGCTGCTACCGCACCGCCGACGGCGGGTGGATCGCGGTCAGCGGCTCGACGCCGAAGATGGCGGAGCGCTTCCTCCGCAGCTACGGCCTCGACGATCTCCTCGACGATCCGCGGTTCGCCACCAACGCGGCCCGGGTCGAGCACGCCCGCGAGCTGGACGAGGCGATCGCCGGCGCGATCGCGGCGCGCTCGCTCGCCGAGAACGTCGCCGTCATCGCCGCCAACCAGCTCACCGCCATCCCGGTGCAGACCATCGCCGACATCGAGGCGCATCCGCACTGGCGGGCGCGCGGCCTCACCCGCGACGTGCCGAACGGATCGGGCGCCGTCCGCATGCACGCCGTCGTCCCGCGGTTCTCCGAGACCCCGGGCGAGATCCAGTGGGCGGGCGGCGAGCTGGGGCAGGACAATCACGCCATCTACGGCGCCCTGGGGCTCACATGCGACGAGCAGCAGCACCTCCGCGAGCGCGGCGTCATCTGA
- a CDS encoding aldehyde dehydrogenase family protein, whose product MAAAAPRRGRLLIGGEWHAGARPPLDVRDKYTGEVIGAVECAGREQVDAAIAAAAASFARTPLDPQQRYVILQNTARLIDRHREELAALITAEGGLPISDARTEVSRAVQTCIVSAEEGKRLVGEMVPIEAAPGQAHRMAFSIRVPRGVVCAITAFNSPLNMICHKVAPALASGNAVVMKPSELAPLSGVRLFELLLEAGVPPGHLGLVHGAGADLGPWLVENPQVDFYTFTGSARAGAWIRERVGLRPLVLELGSISPTIVCEDADLARAAARCAASAFRRAGQVCTSTQRLFVHRSVEPEFRRRLTETAAALVVGDPRDPRTDVGPMISEREAARAESWVREAVAAGATMVHGGRREGAVLQPTILADVSPSMRVSCEEIFAPVVSIIPYDAFDAAIAQANDTPFGLAAGIFTRDLTRAMSAARRLSVGLLHVNDASSSRVDLMPFGGVKQSGQGREGPKYAMQEMTQERLITLNLA is encoded by the coding sequence ATGGCCGCTGCTGCTCCGCGGCGCGGCCGGCTGCTCATCGGCGGCGAGTGGCACGCGGGAGCGCGGCCGCCGCTCGACGTGCGCGACAAGTACACCGGCGAGGTGATCGGCGCCGTCGAATGCGCGGGACGCGAACAGGTCGATGCCGCGATCGCCGCCGCGGCGGCGTCGTTCGCCCGGACGCCGCTCGACCCGCAGCAGCGCTACGTCATCCTCCAGAACACCGCCCGCCTCATCGATCGGCACCGCGAGGAGCTGGCGGCGCTGATCACCGCGGAAGGCGGGTTGCCGATCAGCGACGCGCGCACCGAGGTGTCGCGGGCGGTGCAGACCTGCATCGTCTCGGCGGAGGAGGGGAAGCGGCTGGTCGGCGAGATGGTCCCGATCGAGGCGGCGCCGGGGCAGGCGCATCGGATGGCGTTCAGCATCCGCGTCCCGCGCGGCGTGGTCTGCGCGATCACCGCGTTCAACTCGCCGCTGAACATGATCTGCCACAAGGTGGCGCCGGCGCTCGCGTCGGGCAATGCGGTGGTGATGAAGCCGTCCGAGCTGGCGCCGCTGAGCGGCGTGCGGCTGTTCGAGCTGCTGCTCGAGGCGGGCGTGCCGCCGGGGCACCTCGGCCTGGTGCACGGCGCCGGCGCGGATCTCGGACCGTGGCTCGTCGAGAACCCGCAGGTGGACTTCTACACGTTCACCGGCAGCGCGCGCGCCGGGGCCTGGATCCGCGAGCGCGTCGGGCTGCGTCCGCTGGTGCTCGAGCTGGGGAGCATCTCGCCGACGATCGTGTGCGAGGACGCCGACCTCGCCCGCGCCGCGGCGCGCTGCGCCGCGTCCGCCTTCCGCCGCGCCGGGCAGGTCTGCACCTCGACGCAGCGCCTGTTCGTGCACCGCAGCGTCGAACCCGAGTTCCGCCGCCGGCTCACCGAGACCGCCGCCGCGCTCGTCGTCGGCGATCCGCGCGACCCGCGCACGGACGTCGGACCGATGATCAGCGAGCGGGAGGCGGCGCGCGCCGAGTCGTGGGTGCGCGAGGCGGTCGCCGCCGGCGCGACAATGGTTCACGGCGGCCGCCGGGAGGGTGCGGTGCTGCAGCCGACGATCCTCGCCGACGTCTCGCCGTCGATGCGGGTGTCGTGCGAGGAGATCTTCGCGCCGGTGGTGTCGATCATTCCCTACGACGCCTTCGACGCCGCCATCGCGCAGGCGAACGACACGCCGTTCGGCCTCGCGGCAGGCATCTTCACCAGAGACCTGACCCGCGCGATGAGCGCCGCCCGGCGGCTGTCGGTCGGGCTGCTGCACGTCAACGACGCCTCGAGCAGCCGCGTCGACCTCATGCCCTTCGGCGGCGTCAAGCAGAGCGGCCAGGGACGCGAAGGGCCGAAGTACGCGATGCAGGAGATGACCCAGGAACGGCTGATCACGTTGAATCTGGCCTGA